The DNA region GCGTGGAACGCCGGACTCGACGGCATCCACGTCGAGCGACACGACCCGGAGCGACGCGGACAGTGCGTGCTCGCCGACCGGCGCATCCGCTCGCTCGAGGAGTTGACCGGCACGTAAGTGAGAGACGTCGTCGGCGGGAGCTACCGGGGGCGGACGAGCACGCGGCCGTCGCCGAACACCGCGAGAAGATGATCGCGGTACGGGAATCGAACCGACACCGACTTGTGGTGCGACCCGCTGAACCCCGGCCCGAGCAGTTCAGCGAGCGCGTCCGGGTCGACGGCGTCGAACAGCGGGGTTCCCTCCGTCGCCTTCACGCCGCTGTACGTTTCGAGTGCGACGGCGATGGTCGTCACCAGTTCCTGCGGCCCCGACCAGTCGTGGTGAGCGAGCAGCTCCCAGCCGTCGTCGGCCAGAAGCATCGATTCGTCGATAGCGCGTTCGAGGCGGGTGAAACTCTCCGTGCCGGACTTCCGGACGTAGCCGTTGGCCTCGGTCGCTCGGGCTTCGGCGACGAGTTCCGCGTTCGACTTTCCGGAGAACAGCACCAGCGGGAGCGACCGCTCCTTCTCGCGGACGACCGAAGCGAACAGCCGACCGTCCGAGAGCGTCACCGAGTCGCTGACGACGCAGTCGAACTCGTTGGACTCGAGGAGCGCCAATCCCTCTTCGCCGCTCGACGCGTTCGTCAGGCCGAACCGGTCTCCCTCCGGGTCGAGCAACTGATTCGTGAGTTCTGTGACGCTCGAGTCGTCGTCGACGTGAAGTACTTTCGCCCTGCTTGACATAGCCCGCTTTTCGGGAGTAACATGAAATACGTTTCTACTATTCTCACAGTTTGAATTTTGGACTTGTTTTTGTGAGATGTTCTATGTCGATAAAATTTACATCGTGGACACGACAGGCTACGCTGTCTCGTAGCCGACGAGGCCGTCGGCGTCGTGCCCGACGTTGTCGAGAGCCGTTCTGAGAACGTCTACGCTCGATTTCTCCGTTCGGTCCGGATTGACGCGGACGCGAACGTCCTGCCACCCCAGCGAGACGAACCCGAGACCGAGTCGGTCGGCGGTCGTCCGCAGGCCGACGCCCGCGTCCGCGTCGCCGGCGAGGACGCGCCGGGCCGGACTCTCGGAGGCTTTCACCGACCGGTCGAAGCCGTGGATTTCGGCGACGAGGTCGCGACGCGAGACGCCACGCTCGTCGGCCAGGTCGGCGACGGCGGTGCCCAAACTCGTCCGCAGGCCGGAGTTCGAGTCGCGGTTGACGAACCGGAGGTCGTCGTCGACGAGGCTCGCGACGCCCTCGACGCCCGCCGGGTTGCCGTCGGGGACGACGAGTCCCCACTCGCGTCGCCACCCGCCGAGGTCCACGGCGTTGACGTCGCGTTCGACCGGACCGGCGACGACGGCCACGTCGGGGACGCCGTCGCGGAGGCGACGAAGCCCCTCCCTGCTCCCGACCGGGAGGTAGCGCGTCGTCCCGAGGCGGTCGAGCAGACGGTTGAGCAGCGGGTCGTCCTCGCCGACGCCGAACAGCGACGGGGGGCGTACGTCCGGCGAGAACAGCAGCACGTCTACCGCCTCGCCTTCGGCGAGATACTCGGTGTCCGGGTGGACCTCGACGATGCCGTCGGCTTCGACGAGGCTCGTCGTCGCGCCGCTTCCCTTGTCGACGGGGTAGACGAGCGTCTCGCCCTCCTCGTCCTCTACGAGGCCGACCGGCATCAGTCGCATCCGGCCCTCGCCGTAGCGTTCGCGGACGGCCATCCTCCCTCGAACGGTCGCCGTCTGCGGTTCGGGGACCCCTGCCGCGCGCCGAACCGCGGGCGCGACGAACGTCCGGTAGATGGTGAGCGCCGACACCGGGTAGCCCGGCAGGCCGACGTAGGCGCTACTGTCCAACCGGCCGACGAGCATCGGTTTCCCCGGTTTGACCGCGACGCCGTGCAGCAGTAACTCGCCTCTGTCCTCGATGACGCGGTAGATGACGTCGACCGCAGACGCGGAGGTCGACCCCGACGAGAGCACGAGGTCGCATTCCTCGCTCGCTTGCACCAGGAGGCGCTCCATCTCGTCGTAGTCGTCGCCGGCGTGCGGATACAGCACGGCCTCGCCGCCGGCCTCTTCGACGCCCGCGGCGATGGTGTAGCTGTTCACGTCGTAGATCTGGCCGCGGGCGCTGTGGAGCGTCTCTCCGGGCCGGACGAGTTCGTCGCCGGTCGAGACGATGCCGACGCGGGGGCGGCCCCGGACGGGGACCTCGTCGCGACCGAGCGCAGACAGGAGTCCAATCTCCCGCGGCGTGAGGAGCGTCCCCGGACCGAGCGCCCGCGCCCCGGCGGCGATGTCCGCGCCGGCGAACATCACGCTGTCGCCGGGCGCGACGGCGGTTCGAATCTCGATTCTGTCGTCGCCGAGTTCGTCCGTCCGCTCGACGATGACGGCGGCGTCCGCGCCCGGCGGCATCACCGCACCGGTCGAAATCTCGGCGCACGTCCCCGGTTCGACGGTCACGTCGGGTTCCGCGCC from Haloprofundus halobius includes:
- a CDS encoding HalOD1 output domain-containing protein, producing MSSRAKVLHVDDDSSVTELTNQLLDPEGDRFGLTNASSGEEGLALLESNEFDCVVSDSVTLSDGRLFASVVREKERSLPLVLFSGKSNAELVAEARATEANGYVRKSGTESFTRLERAIDESMLLADDGWELLAHHDWSGPQELVTTIAVALETYSGVKATEGTPLFDAVDPDALAELLGPGFSGSHHKSVSVRFPYRDHLLAVFGDGRVLVRPR
- a CDS encoding molybdopterin biosynthesis protein; the encoded protein is MTERKEFRDLADPEDAHAAIASLALEPEPEAVPLAEAGGRVLAERVDADLDVPGFDRASMDGYAVRAKDTFGADEADPVTLDLVGEVHAGAEPDVTVEPGTCAEISTGAVMPPGADAAVIVERTDELGDDRIEIRTAVAPGDSVMFAGADIAAGARALGPGTLLTPREIGLLSALGRDEVPVRGRPRVGIVSTGDELVRPGETLHSARGQIYDVNSYTIAAGVEEAGGEAVLYPHAGDDYDEMERLLVQASEECDLVLSSGSTSASAVDVIYRVIEDRGELLLHGVAVKPGKPMLVGRLDSSAYVGLPGYPVSALTIYRTFVAPAVRRAAGVPEPQTATVRGRMAVRERYGEGRMRLMPVGLVEDEEGETLVYPVDKGSGATTSLVEADGIVEVHPDTEYLAEGEAVDVLLFSPDVRPPSLFGVGEDDPLLNRLLDRLGTTRYLPVGSREGLRRLRDGVPDVAVVAGPVERDVNAVDLGGWRREWGLVVPDGNPAGVEGVASLVDDDLRFVNRDSNSGLRTSLGTAVADLADERGVSRRDLVAEIHGFDRSVKASESPARRVLAGDADAGVGLRTTADRLGLGFVSLGWQDVRVRVNPDRTEKSSVDVLRTALDNVGHDADGLVGYETA